In Streptomyces sp. P9-A4, the genomic window TGTTGACGCCGGCGTTGCCCGGTCGCAGCACCTCGGCCAGGGCTTCGCCGGTTCTGCCGAGGAGGCGCAGCGGTGGGCCATAGCCGAAGCCGCCCCTGTAGGTAGGGGCGGCCTGCTGCTTTTCGGGGTGGCAGGTGATCAAGGTGGCGTCGATGTCCAGGACCAGTCCGGGCAGGTCGCGCCCGCCGGAGCGGGCGGCGGGTATGCCCTGGTGTGTCTCGCCGGCTTGCAGCCAGGCCACCTCGCGGGCGGTGGTGGGGCCCGGCGCACGGCGCAAAGCGTGGCCACATCGATGTCGGCCAGCAGCCGCCAGGCGGTGGGTGAACGCGACCGGGCGCATGTCGGGCTGGTCGCGCAGCAGCGCCAGGTCGGCGACCGCATCACCGCCGTCGGCAAGCATCACCGCCAAGTCTGCGGCGACCCAGCCCGGGTTCGTGTCCGGTGCCGCGCGGCCGCAGCCTGCGCAGAACGTCACCGAAGGCACTGGTCAGCCCCGTGGCATCGGCCAGATCGGCCAGCAGACGAGACCCTGCATCGGATACCACCCCGTGCCCGTCGGCGGAGACAAGGAACCGGGGACGTAACCCGGTAGTGTGCACGCAGCAGGTGCTTTCCCGCTGGGCTGAGGCCTTCCACAAGCCTCGTCTTCCCAGTACAGAAGGCACTTTCGCGTTCCCCGGCCATGACGTCACGCAACCGCACGTGGGACAAGCTGGCTAACGCTTCGTGCTGGAGGGCTCGCCGAGAGCGGCGCGCACCCAATCGTGAGCACTACCGGGATCCAGAGCGGCGAGAAACCCTGTGAGTGAGCCGTCCCAGCCGTGCCTGGCACGGTCGGCTGCTACTGCTGCGACGTCCATCTGCCGCATGTCCGGGTCCGTGCAACGAACCAACGCGATAGCCGCATGCGGGCCGGCTTCCACGAGGATCCCGGGGACCCGCTGCGTATCCGACCCGACGTGCCTTGACGCACTTCAATGGCGTGGGCCTCGCCTTTTGCCCCTTTCCGCATCGAGATCAGTCCCATCAGCCCGACCGTCCAGGCGAGGGAAAAGGAGATCAGCGAGTACGCGATGCCATCGGCCGTCAGCACGCGAGACTGTGTCAGTTTCAGTGACCTGTCGGTGGCCTCCTGCTCCATACCAACACGCACCGAGCGATGGCGCAGCCGTAAAGTTGCAGCAACAGTATTGCCCCCATTGAACCCGCTTAGACCTTTGACCTGCATTGATGGCCAACTCGCGCTGAAGACGCCCTGAGCGAGCGGGGGTGCGACAGGGGGCGGTGGTGTGTCAGTAGCCGGTACCGCGCTTGACCTGGGCCCGCTCGATCCCATGAGTCGCACCCTTGCCGTCCAAAGTGCGACAGGCGTCGAGAATGTCATGGCTCAGGCGGTCAATCTGCTCGCGGCTCAGGGTCTCCTTGACCAGGGCACGCATGATCTTCACGCGCTCCGCGTTGGGCGGAAGGGTGTACGCCGGTACCATCCAGCCGCGCTCGGCCGAGAGCTGCCAGGCAACGTCGGACTCGTCGTAGGCATGCTTGCCAGCGAGGCGGAAAGCGACCAACGGCAACTGCTCAAGGTCGCCGCCGATCACTTCGAAACGGCCGCTGCTACGCAGGTTGTCCGCCAATACATGGGCGTTGTCCTGCATCACCTTCATGACGTAGGTGTAGCCCTGTCGACCGAGACGCACGAAGTTGTAGTACTGCGCGAGCACCATCGACGCACCGGTGGAAAAGTTCAGCGTGAACGTCGCGTCGGTCTTGCCCAAATAGTTCTCGTAGAACACGAGGTTCTTGGCCAGGTCGGACTCCTCACGGAAGACCAGCCAGCCGATGCCGGGGTAGACCAGTCCGTACTTGTGTCCCGAGACATTGATCGAACGAACCTGCTCGAGCCGGAAGTCCCATTTCGAGTCCGGGTAGAGGAAGGGCCACACGAATGCGCCGCTGGCACCGTCGACGTGGATCGGGATGTCGAGGTCCCGCTCTTTACGGACGTCTCGCAGGAGTTTGTCGATCCCGACGACGTCGTCCTTGTGCCCGGTGAATGTGGTGCCGAGGACGGCGACGACGCCGATCGTGTTCTCGTCGAGATGGGGCTCCACGTCCTCCGGGCCGATCGTGTACTTGCCCTCCGCAAGCGGCACGATCCGCGGCTCGACGTCGAAGTAGCGGCAGAACTTCTCCCACACGACGTGGACGTCACCGCCGAAAATCAGGTTGGGCCGATCGATCGACAGCTTGGCCGCCTGACGGCGCTCGCGCCACTTCCACTTCAGCGACAGCGCGCCAAGCATGATCGCCTCGGACGAGCCCTGGGTCCGACATCCGGTCGTCCTGCCGGGGGCATGGAAGAGGTCGGCGAGCATGCGCACGCAACGCTGCTCGATCTCGGCGGAAATGGGGTACTCCGCGTGGTCAATAAAATTGCGGTGGAGGTTCTCGGCAATGAGCCGTTGCGCCTCAGGCTCCATCCAAGTAGTGACAAAGGTAGCCAAGTTGCGTTGCGGGTCGCCCTCCATGGCGAGATCCACATCCACAAGCCTCATTGCGTCCGTCGCGGTCATGCCTTCCTCGGGGAAAGTCTCCGAGGGGGCAGGCTCGGTCAAGAATCGATTACCGAACAGGGCCGCATCGTCGCGCTTAGTCATGCGGCGATTCAAGCAGTGCCGGAGCTGGCCTCCGAGAGGGACACGCCGAGGCACAATTGCAAGGTTTCGATCATGGACGTGGCAGCCTGTCACCTCGCACTGCGGCACCGAAGATCCGGAAGTTCACGGCATGTAGTCGCGCCAGGTACTGCCCCCCGCTGACGGGGCCTACGCCCTTAGAGCTCGTAACACGATCTTGCTGAAACGTCCTGGCTGGCCGTGACCGGTGAGACGATTTGGCCGTTCGTGATGGTGTGAGTACTCGGCCGTGGATCGTGGACGACGACTTGTGGGCACTGATCGAGCCGTTGCTACCACCCTGGCCGGAGCGGTCGCCGGGACCGAGACCAGTGTCGGACCGGCTCTGCCTCCAGGGCATCTTGTTCGTCCTCCACAACGACATAGCCTGGCAGCTCCTGCCGCTGGAGCTAGGGTTCGGCTCGGGACAGACGTGCTGGCGGCGTTTGGACCGCTGGCAGAAGGCCGGGGTCTTCGACCAGCTCCACCGGGTCCTGCTCGCGAAGCTGAACGCGGCCGGTGAACTCGACTGGTCACGGGCCTGCGTGGATGGTTCCCACATCCGCGCGAAAAAGGGGCGCCGGCACCGGCCCGTCGCCGGTCGACCGGCGGAAGACAGGCAGCAAACACCACCTGATCTGCGACGGACGCGGCACCCCGCTCAAAGTCATCACCACCGCGGCGAACGTCAACGACATCACCCAGACCTTTAATCTGGTCGACGGCATCCCGTCCGTCGCTGGCCGGCCCGGCCGACCGCGACGGCGCCCCGAGGCCGTCCTGGGCGACAAGGCGTACGACTCGAAGGCCGTACGCCGGGAACTGCGGCGCCGCAGGATCCTGCCGGTCATCTCCCTCAAGGGAGCCCCGAACATCAAGGGCCTTGGCAAGCTCCGCTACGTCATCGAGCAGACCTTCGCCCTGCTCCACCAGTTCAAACGTCTCGCCGTCCGATGGGAACGACGCCTCGAACTCCACGACACCTTGGTCTCATTGGGCTGCAGCCTCATCTGCTGGAGGCGCCTCAAGAAGATCGAATCGTGACTGTTGCTGCAATTCTAGGAGTTACGACTCACCATTGAGTTGGCGTATGACGCGAGATCGTGGACCCAAACCTGCAGACGCCGTCTCCTGAGCATGTCCAAGAGAGGAAGGGTGTGTCGGTAGGTCGCTGACCAGGTGATGTTGATGCCGCCATGGGGGGCTCGGGCCAGGTCCACAGAGCCTCGATGAGATGTGAACAGCCCTGCGGCTTGTTCGTAGCTGAACCGCTGGTCGGGAACCATCTCGACGACGCGCTCGCAGCAGCACGTACGTCCAGTGCGGGAACGGATGGTGCGCAGGTCACCCACGCGTGCCGGTCGGTCGACTCCCGCAGGCACATCCCACTCGACGTCAGCGTAGGGGGACCACAACGGCCAGGATTCTGCATCCAGGAGCGCCGCGTAGACGATGGCGGCAGACGCCGATGAGTGCGAAGAAGCAGTAACAGCGAGGGACGTCACCCCAGCAAGGGTAGACCGCGTCTCACCATCGTGTTACGAGCTCTTAACCCCTGAGGGCATTCCACCAGCCCCAAGTCTCCCTCCTCGACACCATCGCACGTCGGCTAAACCATGGCGCAGCTGTTCCTCGCCCCAGCCACGACGGCCTGCGACCGCTCGCGTCGTGGGCCGCCACCCACCAGGCTCCACAGCCGACGATGTGACGCAGCAAAGCCGGCACGGCCGTACGCAGTCCTCCGGGTGACCCCGACGAGACCAGGCGTGGAGCGGGGCGGAGTCGATGGAGGCCTGACAGCACGCGGTCGCCGTCGGAGGCCGGGTATCGCAGCAAGGTACGCCGTCGGCGGGCGCGGCGCCACGTGGAGTGCCGGGCGCAGGCCCGTGAACGCCTCCTCTCCCTCTCCTCCCTCGAAGCGGTGGGGCCTGTAGGTGCCGGAGCCGCGGCGTTCACGGTCGGGGTGGGACGCCGAATCGATTGAAGGAGACCGAAGGCACGTGATCGGCAGGCCGCGGCGCTTCGCTGCCTGACGCCGGCCGACAGGACTCCCGAAGCGGTCGGTGTCACGTCGGCTGCAACGCTGCTGGCAGACCGTTCAACCGCAGGCGGGTGGCGCCGCGCAGGTGGGGGAGGTCGTGCTCCGGCCGTGCGGACGAGGCCAGAAAGGCCGCTTGCTCGGTCCAACGTAGGTGGGTGCCGCCGTCCACCGGTTGCAGTTCGACAGTCACCAGCGAGGCCCACCGCACGATGTCGTCCACGCGGGACGTGTACGTGTAGACGATTCTCCAGGCCGGCACGATGTCGAGGTACCGGGAAGCGTATGCGAGTCGTTCCGGCTCGGAGCCCGCGATCGTGAAGACACTCGACGCGGTCTCACCTCCGTTCACTGTGAAGTCGTGGTCGTAGGAAACCTGGCGGCCTGGCAACGCGAACCATCGGTGCCGCGCCGGAGTGTCGGCGAAAGCCCCGAAAACCGTACCGGGGGCTGCGGCCAGGTGCCGCTCCACTGTGAAGGTGTCGTGCCGTACCTTCGGGATCGCGCCATCGACGGTCCCGTCAACGGTCGAAGCCGGTGCAACGGGTTCAAGGGTCATGTTTCCCTCACAGACATGGAGGCGGGACAGGGGAATGTCCTTGGTTACTATCCGTATGTAACGGGGGCGCGGGCACTGCGATCAAGACCTCGCCCTCACGCACTTCGAAGTCAGCTACGCACTCGAAGGGAACGGACCCATGGGATCCACGCCAGGTGCGCAAGCGGAGGCCGCGGGCCTGAGCCCCGAGTGCGTGTCGACCATCGAGCTCGTACGTGATGTGCTTGCCCGTGTCGGGGACAAGTGGACCGTCCTGGTCATCACCAACCTCGCCGACGGGCCGCTGCGCTTCACGACGCTCCACGGTCGGATCGCCGGGGTGTCCCAGCGCATGCTGAGCCAGACGCTGCGACTGCTGACCCGTGACGGCCTGGTGCTGCGGACGGCCTACGCCGAAGTACCGCCTCGGGTCGAGTACGAGCTCACGCCCTTGGGCCGGTCACTGAGCGACGCCATCACACACGTCGTGCACTGGGTGCAGGACCACCAGGCCGAGATCGTCCGGAACCGCGACGTGTTCGACCTGGGCGATTCCGCGGCACGGTGAAGCGGCGGGCCGGCGGGCGCCCCGTTGCTCAGCCACCCCACCAAGGCCCGCACCGCACAGGCCTCCGTCGAGATCAGGGGGCAACGGGCCCTTGAGGAACCGAAGGCCGGCTTGCTCGTCACCACGCCAGGACCGTGCTCCCCCGTCGAGTGGCGCCCGCCCCACAGCGGAAGCGGCAAGCGTTCTACGGGGGCGGTCGGTACGGCTACGGGAGCGCCGGGGTCGTAGATCCGCCACGCGCCCGCGTCGGTGGCCTCCAGCCGAAAGGCGGCCCGAGGCGGCCGTGCTCGGCCGCGAGCGATCTGCCTCGTAGCCATCGCGCCGAAGGCTTCCGCGACCGCCTCGCCCGCGAGTACGGCGTCGAGCGACTGGGGCACGGCCGAGGCATGTCCGGCGTCGTCTCGTGGACGATGAGCGCTCACTGAAGGGCCGCCGGCATCGCCGTCGGTATCTGAGGCCGCCGGGCGCGGCGCCATGCCGACCACAGGCGGCACCGGTCAGGCCCTTCGCGGAAGTCAGTGCAACTCCGGGCCGGGATGAGCGTGAGCGGCAGCCCAAATGCAGCTGGACATGCGACTTCCGCAGGGCCGGACCTCCCTGCACCGCTGCATCAACTTCCTTTTCCCGTAGGGGCCTTGCGCCCTGCGTGACGACAGTCCTACTGTCATACCAGCTGGTCTGTTAGGAACCTTTCCTAATACCTCAGTCAAGGGGCCGCCCGTGTACAACATCACGCTGGGGCCCCGCCGCACCGTTGCCCCCTCTGCACCTCCCTCCAGGCCTGCTCCCTGAACAGAAAGGGCACAGTCATGCGAAGAAATACCTTGCTCTGGCAGGCGATCGCCGCGACCACCCTCGCCGGCGGTCTGGCTGCCGGCTTCATCGGGCTCACACCCGCGTCCGCCGCCGGACCGAACCTCGCCCTCGGCAAGACCGTCACGGCCTCCTCCATGGAGGGCACCGGTCTCGAGCCCGCCAAGGCCGTCGACGGCTCCACCTCCACGCGTTGGGCGAGCGTCGAGGGCGTAGACAACCAGTGGATCCGGATCGACCTGGGTTCGGTGACCGACGTCGGCCGAGTCACGCTCAAGTGGGAGGCGGCGTACGCGAAGTCCTACCGTGTCGAGTTGTCCGACGACGGCTCCACCTGGCGACAGGTCTACAGCACCACCACCGGCGACGGCGCCACCGACGACTTCGCCGTCAGCGGCTCCGGACGCTACCTGCGCGTCTACGGCACACAGCGCGGCACCGCGTACGGCTACTCCCTCTACGAGATCGGGGTCTATGGCGGTTCGACCACGAGTCCCAGCCCCACCACGTCCTCGCCGTCCACCACAGTGCCCCTGGACGACCCATCCAAGAAGGAGATCGCCATGAAGCTGGTGTCCTCCTTCGAGAACTCCTCCCTGGACTGGCGTGCGCAGTTCGCCTATATCGAGGACATCGATGACGGCCGTGGCTACACCGCGGGCATCATCGGCTTCTGCTCCGGCACCGGCGACATGCTCGACCTCGTCGAGCGCTACACCCAGAAGAAGCCCAGCAACCCGCTGGCCCCCTATCTGCCGGCGCTGCGCAAGGTCAACGGCACTGATTCGCACGATGGGTTGGGCACGTCGTTCGAGAACGCATGGCGCACCGCCGCCCAGGACGCCGTCTTCCGCCAGACCCAGGAGGAGGAGCGCGACCGTGTCTACTTCAATCCGGCCGTCGGCCAGGCCAAGACGGACGGCCTGAAGACGCTCGGCCAGTTCGCCTACTACGACGCCGCTGTCATGCACGGCGAGGACGGCTTCCGCGCCATCCGCTCGCGAGCCGTCTCCCGGGCAAAGCTGCCGTCCCAGGGCGGCAACGAGGTCACGTTCCTGAACGCCTTCCTCGACGAGCGCGAGGCGGAGATGCGCAAGGAGGAGGCGCACAGCGACACCACACGGGTCAGCACCGCGCAGCGCAGGTTCCTCAACGAGGGCAACATCTCCCTCAACACCCCGCTGTACTGGAGCGTCTACGGGGAGTCCTTCTCCATCACCGCATGACGGCGACGCGCCACTGCTTGTCCGCCCGGGGCACCCTCCGCCACCCCCGGGGCGCTCACGGCCGCCCGGCGGCCCGGCCCGCACAACCCGGCACACCGGGGACCTGCGGCAGGCACGCCGCCGCGGCGGCCGCCGGACGGCGCACCGCGCTCCAGTGCCCGGGTACCAGGGTCAGGAGGCGTCCAATCCGCGCCGCGTGGCTGTGGGGGCCGCGAACGGCGACTGGCCGTCTCAGCTGATCCAAGTGGGGGAGTCCATCCCCCACGTCGAGGAGACCCCGGAGACCGCCGCCCAGCACGTCGGCGGGGGTGCTCGTGGCCGGCGCAGAGCTCAGCCGACGGATCCTGGGGCTCGATCCGGAGCTGATCCGCAGGCTCCTTCCGGAAGGCACGCACAGCTCCCTCGGCTGCCCGCTCTACCGAGGCGGCCGGTTCTTCGGGTACGCCGCGGTGTACCGCGCCCAAACCCGCCGCGCCCTTCGATGAGACCGACGTCAAGCTGATGCACGATCTGTGCGCCCGCACCTCAACTGCGCTCGGCAACGCCTCCCGCTTCGCCCACGAGCATCAGACAGCCGTGGTCCTCCAGCGATCTGGTGCGGCGGATGCAATGGGAGGCGACCGAGCCCGACAGTGTGGGCGGCTCCTGCCTGTTCGCCGTCTACGACCCGGTCAGCCGTACGTGCCACATGGCCTCCGCCGGCCACCCACCGCCCGCCGTGGTGTCCCCCGAGGGAGAGGTCGGCTTCATCCCCGTCACGCCAGGACCTCTGCTCGGGGTCGGTGACAATCCCTTCGAGGTCATGAGTCTGACGTTGCCGCCAGGCAGCACTCTTGCGCTATACACGGACGGCCTGCTCGGGCGGGACATCGTAGGCGGGTCAGACCATCTGAAGGCTCTCCTGGCCGAACTCTCCCCCGTCGAAGGCCCCCTGGAGACACTGGGAAGCGCGCTGAACGCACAGACTCCGCACGCGGAGCACCCGACCGACGACATCACACTCCTGCTCGCCCGCACCCACGCGGTGGCCGAGGAGTCCACCGCGACCTGGGAGTACCCGGCGGACCCCGCCGCGGTGCAGGACGCGCGCGCCCATGTGAACGCCCAGCTGGAGGCATGGGGTCTGGACGAGTTCAGCACCGAGCTCATCGTGAGCGAACTCGTCACCAACGCCATTCGCCATGCCGGAGGCCCCGTGACCCTGCGGCTGATCCGCGACCGCGTGCTCGACTGCGAGGTATCAGACCCGAGCAGCACACAGCCGCGACTGCGCCGCGCACTCACCACCGACGAAGGGGGGCGAGGTCTCTTCCTCGTCGCCCAGTTGACCACCCGCTGGGGCAGCCGCTACACGGAGCGCGGCAAGACGATCTGGACCGAACAGGCACTCGCTGGATGAGAC contains:
- a CDS encoding SRPBCC family protein, translating into MTSLAVTASSHSSASAAIVYAALLDAESWPLWSPYADVEWDVPAGVDRPARVGDLRTIRSRTGRTCCCERVVEMVPDQRFSYEQAAGLFTSHRGSVDLARAPHGGINITWSATYRHTLPLLDMLRRRRLQVWVHDLASYANSMVSRNS
- a CDS encoding IS5 family transposase (programmed frameshift), with amino-acid sequence MVDDDLWALIEPLLPPWPERSPGPRPVSDRLCLQGILFVLHNDIAWQLLPLELGFGSGQTCWRRLDRWQKAGVFDQLHRVLLAKLNAAGELDWSRACVDGSHIRAKKRGAGTGPSPVDRRKTGSKHHLICDGRGTPLKVITTAANVNDITQTFNLVDGIPSVAGRPGRPRRRPEAVLGDKAYDSKAVRRELRRRRILPVISLKGAPNIKGLGKLRYVIEQTFALLHQFKRLAVRWERRLELHDTLVSLGCSLICWRRLKKIES
- a CDS encoding winged helix-turn-helix transcriptional regulator, with translation MGSTPGAQAEAAGLSPECVSTIELVRDVLARVGDKWTVLVITNLADGPLRFTTLHGRIAGVSQRMLSQTLRLLTRDGLVLRTAYAEVPPRVEYELTPLGRSLSDAITHVVHWVQDHQAEIVRNRDVFDLGDSAAR
- a CDS encoding glutamate decarboxylase — encoded protein: MTKRDDAALFGNRFLTEPAPSETFPEEGMTATDAMRLVDVDLAMEGDPQRNLATFVTTWMEPEAQRLIAENLHRNFIDHAEYPISAEIEQRCVRMLADLFHAPGRTTGCRTQGSSEAIMLGALSLKWKWRERRQAAKLSIDRPNLIFGGDVHVVWEKFCRYFDVEPRIVPLAEGKYTIGPEDVEPHLDENTIGVVAVLGTTFTGHKDDVVGIDKLLRDVRKERDLDIPIHVDGASGAFVWPFLYPDSKWDFRLEQVRSINVSGHKYGLVYPGIGWLVFREESDLAKNLVFYENYLGKTDATFTLNFSTGASMVLAQYYNFVRLGRQGYTYVMKVMQDNAHVLADNLRSSGRFEVIGGDLEQLPLVAFRLAGKHAYDESDVAWQLSAERGWMVPAYTLPPNAERVKIMRALVKETLSREQIDRLSHDILDACRTLDGKGATHGIERAQVKRGTGY
- a CDS encoding ATP-binding SpoIIE family protein phosphatase, with protein sequence MQWEATEPDSVGGSCLFAVYDPVSRTCHMASAGHPPPAVVSPEGEVGFIPVTPGPLLGVGDNPFEVMSLTLPPGSTLALYTDGLLGRDIVGGSDHLKALLAELSPVEGPLETLGSALNAQTPHAEHPTDDITLLLARTHAVAEESTATWEYPADPAAVQDARAHVNAQLEAWGLDEFSTELIVSELVTNAIRHAGGPVTLRLIRDRVLDCEVSDPSSTQPRLRRALTTDEGGRGLFLVAQLTTRWGSRYTERGKTIWTEQALAG
- a CDS encoding chitosanase, whose protein sequence is MRRNTLLWQAIAATTLAGGLAAGFIGLTPASAAGPNLALGKTVTASSMEGTGLEPAKAVDGSTSTRWASVEGVDNQWIRIDLGSVTDVGRVTLKWEAAYAKSYRVELSDDGSTWRQVYSTTTGDGATDDFAVSGSGRYLRVYGTQRGTAYGYSLYEIGVYGGSTTSPSPTTSSPSTTVPLDDPSKKEIAMKLVSSFENSSLDWRAQFAYIEDIDDGRGYTAGIIGFCSGTGDMLDLVERYTQKKPSNPLAPYLPALRKVNGTDSHDGLGTSFENAWRTAAQDAVFRQTQEEERDRVYFNPAVGQAKTDGLKTLGQFAYYDAAVMHGEDGFRAIRSRAVSRAKLPSQGGNEVTFLNAFLDEREAEMRKEEAHSDTTRVSTAQRRFLNEGNISLNTPLYWSVYGESFSITA
- a CDS encoding SRPBCC domain-containing protein, whose product is MTLEPVAPASTVDGTVDGAIPKVRHDTFTVERHLAAAPGTVFGAFADTPARHRWFALPGRQVSYDHDFTVNGGETASSVFTIAGSEPERLAYASRYLDIVPAWRIVYTYTSRVDDIVRWASLVTVELQPVDGGTHLRWTEQAAFLASSARPEHDLPHLRGATRLRLNGLPAALQPT
- a CDS encoding transposase, whose product is MTFCAGCGRAAPDTNPGWVAADLAVMLADGGDAVADLALLRDQPDMRPVAFTHRLAAAGRHRCGHALRRAPGPTTAREVAWLQAGETHQGIPAARSGGRDLPGLVLDIDATLITCHPEKQQAAPTYRGGFGYGPPLRLLGRTGEALAEVLRPGNAGVNIATDHIAVLDAAMAQIPDAHRHGTENLVRADSAGSAKTFLAHLRAMRSRDAHTSFSVGCHITGSVRRAIRQLPDQVRHPALEQDGTVRNGAEAAELTSLVDVAGCRGRRPPSTAARTSCRGASLG